Proteins co-encoded in one Gemmatimonadaceae bacterium genomic window:
- a CDS encoding bifunctional alpha,alpha-trehalose-phosphate synthase (UDP-forming)/trehalose-phosphatase translates to MDHESRSRTRDRREVAVDRLVLVSNRLPFRAERRGNAVTLTRSPGGLVSAIEPVLHERGGVWIGWPGIGREELEAAGGLSLPRAKGVRYEAVPLTAHEVSLYYAGFSNRTLWPLFHYFVGRTAIDASTWRVYDAINQRFAETAAPFARAGELVWVQDYQLLRTPHHLRQLVPGARIASFLHIPFPATDVFRVLPWSRDLLRGMLAADVVGFQVDSYADHFLTSAARLLGCETDRNARLVRFEGRTVTVVANPISIDADLVASLAQATGPRTRNAARVRDILGVDRLDYTKGVHERLLAVERLLERWPEYRGRIVFTQLLVPSRERVAEYSQLKREIDETVGRINGRFSQAGWTPIRYLVRSLPPEELVPLYRAADVALVTPLRDGMNLVAKEYVMAQATLSGVLVLSEMAGAAEELQEAVVVNPFDVDAVAEGLHRALSMHEHERRSRMSALRDRVRTHDVHAWLRGFLASADGAAGREASQESPVDQVRRSLAPWLAARPATVLFLDYDGTLTPIVDRPEDADLSARTRAVLLRAARNPALEVVIVSGRALEDVRERVGVPGITYVGDHGFQIDGPGLSLHHEGLERYRDALDRTVVELEGLGVPGSQIKRKPATISYHVRHVAVDDRDDAEQAAVRIMRRYRLRVTRGKRVVEARPPVDWHKGQAVLYVLMHRYGADWPARVRALYIGDDVTDEDAFASLRGIGRSIRVGAGATPGPTNAEYRLPDPADVVQLVRWLAAGGFGGTRS, encoded by the coding sequence ATGGACCATGAATCCCGATCTCGGACACGGGACAGGCGGGAGGTCGCCGTCGACCGGCTCGTGTTGGTGAGCAACCGGCTGCCGTTCCGCGCCGAGCGCCGTGGCAATGCGGTGACGCTCACGCGGTCGCCGGGCGGGCTGGTGAGCGCCATCGAGCCGGTGCTCCACGAACGCGGCGGGGTATGGATCGGGTGGCCCGGAATCGGCCGGGAGGAGCTGGAAGCCGCAGGCGGGCTGAGCCTGCCGCGAGCCAAGGGCGTGCGTTACGAGGCGGTGCCGCTCACCGCTCATGAGGTGTCGCTCTACTACGCCGGATTCTCCAACCGCACGCTGTGGCCGCTGTTCCACTACTTCGTGGGGCGCACGGCGATCGACGCGAGCACGTGGCGCGTGTACGACGCGATCAACCAGCGATTCGCGGAGACGGCGGCGCCGTTCGCCAGGGCCGGCGAGCTGGTGTGGGTGCAGGATTACCAGTTGCTGCGCACGCCGCACCACCTGCGGCAACTCGTACCCGGCGCGCGCATCGCGTCGTTCCTTCACATCCCATTCCCGGCGACCGACGTGTTCCGCGTCCTCCCGTGGTCGCGGGATCTGCTCCGCGGCATGCTGGCCGCCGACGTGGTGGGCTTCCAGGTGGACAGCTACGCCGATCACTTCCTGACGAGCGCGGCGCGTCTGCTCGGGTGTGAAACGGACCGCAACGCGCGCCTCGTGCGCTTCGAGGGGCGCACCGTGACCGTGGTCGCGAATCCGATCAGCATCGACGCGGATCTCGTGGCCTCGCTCGCTCAGGCCACCGGTCCTCGGACCAGGAACGCCGCGCGGGTACGCGACATCCTCGGCGTGGACCGGCTGGACTACACCAAGGGCGTGCACGAGCGGCTGCTCGCGGTGGAGCGGCTGCTCGAGCGGTGGCCCGAATACCGCGGCCGGATCGTGTTCACGCAGCTCCTCGTGCCGAGCCGAGAACGCGTGGCCGAGTACTCGCAGCTCAAGCGGGAGATCGACGAGACCGTAGGCCGCATCAACGGCCGCTTCTCGCAGGCCGGCTGGACGCCGATCCGCTATCTGGTGCGGTCGTTGCCGCCCGAGGAGTTGGTGCCGCTGTATCGCGCCGCCGACGTGGCGCTGGTGACGCCGCTCCGGGACGGCATGAATCTGGTGGCCAAGGAATACGTGATGGCGCAGGCCACGCTGAGCGGCGTGCTCGTGCTGTCGGAGATGGCGGGGGCGGCCGAGGAGTTGCAGGAAGCGGTGGTGGTGAATCCGTTCGACGTCGACGCGGTGGCGGAGGGGCTGCACCGGGCCCTCTCGATGCACGAGCACGAGCGGCGCTCGCGCATGTCGGCGTTGCGTGACCGCGTGCGCACGCACGACGTGCACGCGTGGCTGCGCGGGTTCCTGGCCTCGGCCGACGGCGCCGCCGGCCGCGAGGCATCGCAGGAGTCGCCGGTGGACCAGGTGCGCAGGAGCCTCGCCCCGTGGCTCGCCGCGCGGCCGGCCACCGTGCTCTTCCTGGACTATGACGGCACCCTCACACCGATCGTCGACCGGCCGGAGGATGCCGATCTGTCGGCGCGCACCCGCGCCGTGCTGCTGCGCGCGGCGCGCAATCCAGCCCTGGAGGTGGTGATCGTATCCGGACGCGCGCTCGAAGACGTGCGTGAGCGCGTGGGCGTGCCGGGCATCACCTACGTGGGCGACCACGGATTCCAGATCGACGGCCCGGGGCTGTCGCTGCACCACGAGGGGCTGGAGCGGTATCGTGACGCGCTGGATCGCACGGTGGTGGAACTCGAGGGCCTGGGCGTGCCCGGCTCTCAGATCAAGCGCAAGCCGGCCACGATCAGCTACCACGTACGCCACGTGGCCGTGGACGACCGCGACGACGCCGAGCAGGCCGCGGTGCGGATCATGCGCCGGTACCGGCTGCGGGTCACGCGCGGCAAGCGGGTGGTGGAAGCTCGCCCGCCCGTGGATTGGCACAAAGGCCAGGCGGTGCTGTACGTCCTCATGCACCGCTACGGCGCCGACTGGCCGGCCCGCGTACGGGCCCTCTACATCGGAGACGACGTGACGGACGAGGACGCTTTCGCGTCGCTGCGCGGCATCGGCCGCTCGATTCGCGTGGGGGCGGGCGCGACTCCCGGCCCGACGAACGCGGAGTACCGCCTGCCCGACCCCGCCGACGTGGTGCAGCTCGTGCGATGGCTCGCGGCGGGTGGATTCGGCGGCACGCGTTCCTGA
- a CDS encoding glycoside hydrolase family 15 protein, which translates to MHEIRIGDHGIIGDLHTAALVGLDGTIDWWCTPRFDSPSIFAALLDAERGGHWRIAPDAGLAPWTAGQRYVPRTNVLVTTFQSDQGTVELTDFMPVGPARGPAPEIHRRVRCVRGSARMDVSYAPRFGYAQRQPVFVLRRHGLMAWDGYDDVLSLSGPADVEWNMDGHTATMALDLRAGMSAWFVLRADDDEVHPVRDYRPSQKLEMTKRWWTQWASQLVYDGPYGDAVERSALALKLCSYHPSGAIVAAPTTSLPESHGGHRNWDYRYAWLRDSAFVVYALDRLGFDGEVVAFLDFLKRVARRRTSQHIQIMYGIDGRRDLPESTLAHLRGYHGASPVRIGNAAATQFQLDVYGELLETASIWARHHPLSEGLWKVLRDLVDWTAHHWREPDFSIWEARQVPKHYVYSKVMAWTAVDRGISIARTCGLTADVDGWRKAADEIHADVLERGWDAERQTFVQAYGERQLDAALLVIPKVRFLPADDPRVRSTVQAVRRELGAGAPDLLYRYRSEDGLSGDEGAFIVCSFWLAQDLALGGDLDAGEQLFRDLLRRVNHVGLMAEEIDPHTGEQLGNFPQALSHAALLNTAYILERMRARLGAAAPVRDAPPDQGTIV; encoded by the coding sequence ATGCACGAGATCCGCATCGGCGACCACGGCATCATCGGCGACCTGCACACGGCGGCGCTGGTCGGCCTCGACGGCACGATCGACTGGTGGTGCACGCCGCGCTTCGATTCGCCGAGCATCTTTGCCGCGCTGCTCGACGCCGAACGCGGCGGACACTGGCGCATCGCGCCGGACGCCGGGCTCGCGCCGTGGACGGCCGGCCAGCGCTACGTGCCACGCACGAATGTGCTGGTGACCACGTTCCAGTCGGACCAGGGCACCGTCGAGCTCACCGACTTCATGCCCGTGGGGCCGGCGCGCGGACCGGCCCCGGAGATCCACCGGCGCGTGCGGTGCGTGCGCGGCTCGGCCCGCATGGACGTGTCGTACGCGCCGCGGTTCGGCTACGCGCAACGACAACCCGTGTTCGTCCTTCGGCGCCACGGGCTCATGGCCTGGGATGGCTACGACGACGTGCTGTCGCTTTCGGGGCCCGCCGACGTCGAGTGGAACATGGACGGGCACACGGCGACGATGGCGCTCGACCTGCGGGCCGGGATGTCGGCCTGGTTCGTCCTTCGGGCCGACGACGACGAGGTGCATCCCGTGAGGGACTACCGTCCGTCGCAGAAACTCGAGATGACCAAGCGCTGGTGGACGCAGTGGGCGTCGCAACTCGTGTACGACGGCCCCTACGGCGACGCGGTGGAGCGGAGTGCGCTGGCGCTCAAGCTCTGCTCGTACCATCCGTCGGGGGCGATCGTGGCCGCGCCAACCACCTCGCTCCCGGAATCGCATGGTGGGCACCGCAACTGGGACTACCGTTACGCCTGGCTGCGCGACTCGGCGTTCGTGGTGTACGCGCTGGACCGGCTGGGATTCGACGGCGAGGTGGTGGCGTTTCTCGATTTCCTCAAGCGCGTGGCACGCCGCCGCACGAGCCAGCACATCCAGATCATGTACGGCATCGACGGCCGGCGCGACCTGCCCGAGTCGACCCTCGCTCACTTGCGCGGCTACCACGGCGCGTCACCGGTCCGCATCGGCAATGCGGCGGCCACGCAGTTTCAGCTCGACGTGTACGGGGAGCTGCTCGAGACCGCGAGCATCTGGGCCCGCCATCACCCGCTGAGCGAGGGCCTGTGGAAGGTCCTGCGCGATCTCGTCGACTGGACGGCGCATCACTGGCGCGAACCGGATTTCAGCATCTGGGAGGCGCGGCAGGTACCCAAGCACTACGTGTACAGCAAGGTCATGGCGTGGACCGCGGTGGACCGCGGGATCAGCATCGCCCGGACGTGCGGACTCACCGCCGACGTCGACGGCTGGCGGAAGGCCGCCGACGAGATCCACGCCGACGTGCTGGAGCGCGGGTGGGATGCCGAACGGCAGACGTTCGTGCAGGCGTACGGCGAGCGCCAGCTCGACGCCGCGCTGCTCGTGATTCCTAAAGTGCGCTTCCTCCCCGCCGACGACCCCCGCGTGCGCAGCACGGTGCAGGCGGTGCGGCGCGAGTTGGGGGCGGGCGCGCCCGATCTGCTCTACCGCTATCGCTCGGAGGACGGACTGTCGGGCGACGAGGGCGCATTCATCGTCTGCTCGTTCTGGCTTGCCCAGGACCTGGCGCTTGGCGGAGATCTGGACGCCGGCGAGCAACTGTTCCGCGACCTGTTGCGGCGAGTGAACCACGTCGGCCTGATGGCCGAGGAGATCGATCCGCACACCGGAGAGCAGCTGGGCAACTTTCCACAGGCCCTGTCCCACGCCGCGCTTCTCAACACGGCATACATCCTCGAGCGCATGCGGGCCAGACTCGGCGCCGCGGCGCCGGTGCGTGACGCGCCACCGGACCAGGGAACCATTGTCTGA
- the galA gene encoding beta-galactosidase GalA — MRKWSRRDVLKSGVIAAGGALLGGKVGRLDGMTVDADPPLSVLSSNPPTALPSYPPNTRDRLLLDFDWRFHLGHANDPTQDFGFGEGDDGIFAKTGRMFAPARPNFDASAWTTVDLPHDWAVELPFVDAPTLMSHGFKPLGRDYPATSIGWYRKVFAIPAADQGRRLSLEFDGVYRNAIVTLNGAYLTTAFSGYAPFRVDITDFANVGGDNVLVVRVDATENEGWFYEGAGIYRHVWLVKTHPVHVPQWGTYVTSDVKGARARVRLETEVANESDADATCRVVSRIVDASGAVRATVATDGVVVPAWSAATVTQSATVTDPTLWSPETPYLYRVVTTIEMAGAAVDAYETPLGIRTMRFDADQGFSINGKRVELKGTCNHQDHAGVGSALPDALQDFRIARLKDMGSNAYRTSHNPPTPELLDACDRLGMLVLDETRMLSSSPEALSQFERLLRRDRNHPSVFCWSIGNEEPVQGTSEGARIATSMKRLARRLDPSRPITEAMNGAWGTGLSAVVDVQGFNYGDGARIDAFHTQFPKHWTMGTEVASTVSTRGIYANDKTRGYVEAYDTQKPPWGATAEAWWSTYSTRAFLAGGFVWTGFDYRGEPTPYAWPCINSHFGIMDTCGFPKDNFFYYQAWWGANPVLHLFPHWNWAGREGQEIEVWVHSNLDRVELLLDGKSLGVQTVARNAHLAWKVPYRAGTLEARGFANGRQVLRTTRETTGAPAAIALVPHRAGIAADGEDVGVVAVHVVDAQGRVVPVADNEITFAVSGTGRLIGLGNGDPSDHGADKGAARRAFNGVCMAIVQASKTPGALRVDATSPGLTGASLVIQCHAAMPRPSA; from the coding sequence ATGCGCAAGTGGAGCCGGCGGGACGTACTGAAAAGTGGCGTGATCGCCGCCGGCGGCGCGTTGCTCGGCGGCAAGGTGGGCCGGTTGGACGGAATGACGGTGGACGCCGATCCGCCGTTGTCGGTCTTGTCCTCCAACCCCCCTACCGCCCTACCGTCCTACCCCCCAAACACCCGCGACCGCCTGCTCCTCGACTTCGACTGGCGCTTTCACCTGGGGCACGCCAACGACCCAACGCAGGACTTCGGGTTCGGCGAGGGCGACGATGGCATCTTCGCCAAGACCGGCCGCATGTTCGCGCCGGCGCGCCCCAACTTCGACGCCAGCGCGTGGACCACCGTGGATCTGCCGCACGACTGGGCGGTGGAGCTGCCGTTCGTGGACGCGCCGACGCTCATGTCGCACGGGTTCAAGCCGCTCGGCCGCGACTACCCGGCCACGAGCATCGGATGGTATCGCAAGGTGTTCGCGATCCCGGCGGCCGACCAGGGGCGCCGGCTGTCGCTGGAGTTCGACGGCGTGTATCGCAACGCCATCGTCACGCTCAACGGGGCGTATCTCACCACCGCATTCAGCGGCTACGCGCCGTTCCGCGTGGACATCACCGACTTCGCCAACGTCGGCGGCGACAACGTGCTCGTGGTGCGCGTGGACGCCACCGAGAACGAGGGCTGGTTCTACGAGGGCGCGGGCATCTACCGGCACGTGTGGCTGGTGAAGACGCACCCGGTGCACGTGCCGCAGTGGGGCACGTACGTGACCAGCGACGTGAAGGGCGCGCGGGCGCGCGTGCGGCTGGAGACCGAGGTCGCCAACGAGAGCGACGCCGACGCGACCTGCCGCGTGGTGTCGCGCATCGTCGACGCGTCGGGCGCCGTGCGCGCCACCGTCGCCACGGACGGCGTCGTGGTGCCGGCGTGGAGCGCCGCCACCGTGACGCAGTCGGCGACGGTGACCGATCCTACGCTCTGGTCGCCGGAGACGCCGTACCTGTACCGCGTGGTCACCACGATCGAGATGGCCGGCGCCGCGGTGGACGCGTACGAGACGCCGCTCGGCATCCGCACGATGCGATTCGACGCCGACCAGGGCTTCTCGATCAACGGCAAGCGCGTGGAGCTCAAGGGCACGTGCAACCACCAGGACCACGCCGGGGTGGGCTCGGCCCTGCCCGACGCGCTGCAGGACTTCCGCATCGCCAGACTCAAGGACATGGGCAGCAACGCCTATCGGACGTCGCACAATCCGCCCACGCCCGAACTGCTCGACGCCTGTGACCGGCTGGGCATGCTGGTGCTGGACGAGACGCGCATGCTGTCGTCGAGCCCCGAGGCGCTGTCGCAATTCGAGCGGCTGCTCCGGCGCGACCGCAATCACCCGAGCGTGTTCTGCTGGTCGATCGGCAACGAGGAGCCCGTCCAGGGCACCAGCGAGGGCGCGCGCATCGCGACGTCCATGAAGCGGCTGGCGCGCCGGCTCGATCCGTCGCGTCCGATCACCGAGGCGATGAACGGCGCCTGGGGCACGGGGCTCTCGGCCGTGGTGGACGTGCAGGGCTTCAACTACGGCGACGGCGCGCGCATCGACGCCTTCCACACGCAGTTCCCCAAGCACTGGACGATGGGCACCGAGGTGGCGAGCACGGTGTCCACGCGAGGCATCTACGCCAACGACAAGACCCGCGGTTACGTGGAGGCCTACGACACCCAGAAGCCCCCCTGGGGCGCGACCGCCGAGGCGTGGTGGAGCACGTACTCGACGCGCGCGTTCCTGGCCGGTGGGTTCGTGTGGACGGGCTTCGACTATCGCGGCGAGCCCACGCCCTACGCGTGGCCGTGCATCAATTCGCACTTCGGGATCATGGACACGTGCGGATTCCCCAAGGACAACTTCTTCTATTACCAGGCATGGTGGGGCGCCAATCCCGTGCTGCACCTCTTTCCGCACTGGAACTGGGCGGGCCGCGAGGGCCAGGAGATCGAGGTGTGGGTGCACAGCAACCTCGATCGCGTGGAGTTGCTGCTCGACGGCAAGAGCCTGGGCGTCCAGACCGTGGCGCGCAACGCGCACCTGGCGTGGAAGGTGCCGTATCGCGCCGGCACGTTGGAGGCCCGCGGGTTCGCCAACGGCCGTCAGGTGCTGCGCACGACGCGCGAGACCACCGGCGCGCCGGCGGCGATCGCGCTCGTGCCCCATCGCGCGGGGATCGCTGCCGACGGCGAGGACGTTGGCGTGGTGGCCGTGCACGTGGTGGATGCGCAGGGGCGGGTGGTACCGGTGGCCGACAACGAGATCACGTTCGCCGTGTCGGGCACCGGGCGCCTGATCGGCCTGGGCAACGGCGACCCGAGCGATCATGGGGCGGACAAGGGCGCCGCTCGCCGCGCGTTCAACGGCGTCTGCATGGCCATCGTGCAGGCGTCGAAGACGCCCGGCGCGCTGCGCGTGGACGCCACGTCGCCGGGCCTCACCGGTGCGTCGCTCGTCATTCAATGCCATGCCGCGATGCCGCGCCCCTCGGCGTGA
- the acpA gene encoding acid phosphatase yields the protein MRKTTLVILALAVAATACRSKAPVDRHAALGRVNHFVVIYLENRSFDNLYGQFPGAIGLADATYAPPQVDAQGHVYTTLPQAANSGLPDTLPNAPFAIERFIARDQPTLDLVHRFYQEQEQIDRGTMDRFAQVSDAKGLAMGYYRTDSLPLARLAAQYTLCDRFFHSAFGGSFLNHVWLVAAATPVFPHAPEAMIAAVDSAGRLRRDGAVTPDGYVVNTAFPAGGPYPRSVPADQLVPAQTMATIGDRLTNAGLSWAWYAGGWKAAEAGHPPDDFQYHHQPFAYFAAYAPGTKARAEHLLDENDFIAAARAGTLPAVSFVKPSGADDEHPGYTNLLRGEQHAMALIDAVRNGPDWHDTAIIVTYDENGGFWDQVSPPKIDRWGPGTRVPAIVISPLARKGYVDHTTYETASILATIEHRWKLAPLTARDGKAMDLANAFGR from the coding sequence GTGCGCAAGACCACACTCGTCATCCTCGCCCTCGCCGTGGCCGCGACCGCCTGCCGGTCCAAGGCTCCGGTCGACCGCCATGCGGCCCTCGGGCGCGTCAATCACTTCGTCGTCATCTACCTCGAGAATCGCAGCTTCGACAACCTGTACGGGCAGTTTCCCGGCGCGATCGGACTGGCCGACGCCACGTACGCGCCGCCGCAGGTGGACGCCCAGGGTCACGTGTACACCACGCTGCCGCAGGCGGCCAACTCGGGCCTCCCCGACACGCTGCCCAACGCGCCGTTCGCCATCGAGCGGTTCATTGCCCGCGACCAGCCAACGCTCGATCTCGTGCACCGGTTCTACCAGGAGCAGGAGCAGATCGACCGCGGCACGATGGACCGCTTTGCCCAGGTGAGCGACGCCAAGGGGCTGGCCATGGGCTACTACCGCACCGACAGCCTGCCGCTGGCCAGACTCGCCGCGCAGTACACGCTCTGCGACCGGTTCTTCCACTCGGCGTTCGGTGGATCCTTTCTCAACCACGTATGGCTCGTGGCCGCCGCCACGCCGGTGTTCCCGCACGCGCCCGAGGCCATGATCGCCGCGGTCGATTCGGCGGGACGCCTGCGGCGCGACGGCGCCGTGACGCCCGATGGATACGTGGTGAACACGGCCTTCCCGGCCGGCGGGCCGTATCCCAGGTCGGTGCCCGCCGATCAACTCGTGCCGGCGCAGACCATGGCGACGATCGGCGACCGGCTCACCAACGCCGGGCTCTCATGGGCGTGGTATGCGGGGGGCTGGAAGGCCGCCGAGGCGGGGCATCCGCCGGATGACTTCCAGTACCATCACCAGCCGTTCGCGTACTTCGCGGCGTATGCGCCGGGCACCAAGGCCCGAGCGGAGCATCTGCTGGACGAGAACGACTTCATCGCCGCCGCCAGGGCCGGCACGCTGCCCGCGGTGTCGTTCGTGAAACCGTCGGGCGCGGACGACGAACATCCGGGATACACCAACCTCCTGCGCGGCGAGCAGCACGCGATGGCGCTCATCGACGCCGTGCGCAACGGACCCGACTGGCACGACACGGCGATCATCGTGACCTACGACGAGAACGGCGGGTTCTGGGACCAGGTGTCGCCGCCGAAGATCGATCGCTGGGGGCCGGGCACGCGCGTGCCGGCGATCGTGATCTCGCCGCTCGCCCGCAAGGGCTACGTGGACCACACCACCTACGAGACCGCGTCGATCCTCGCCACCATCGAGCACCGATGGAAGCTGGCGCCGCTCACGGCGCGCGACGGCAAGGCGATGGATCTGGCAAATGCATTTGGACGGTAG
- a CDS encoding pyridoxal-dependent decarboxylase codes for MNPSDFSAHAKAVADWVAEYRARIADRPVMAQTAPGEIRAKLPPAPPEQGEPFDAMLRDFDDIIMPGISHWQSPRFFGYFPSAGSLAGVLGDYLSSGLAVVGLSWQASPAVTELEEVVTDWMRQMVGLSDAWSGVIQDTASTSTLVALVCARERATDYSLAHGGLQGQPAPLVVYVSAHAHSSVDKAALLAGFGRDNVRIVPHDDAYAMRADALRDLVAQDLAAGRVPCAVVATTGATGTTALDPVRDIARVARAHGMWLHVDAAMAGSAMIVPELRWMWDGVEAADSLVLNPHKWLGAVFDCSLYYVRDPEHLVRVMSTNPSYLQSAADGRVKNYRDWGVPLGRRFRALKLWFLIRDQGVRGLQARIRRDMDNAKWLEAQVRAESHWRVLAPVVLQTVCVRHEPPGLSGQALDQHTLGWVDRINRSGEAYLTPSMLDGRWMARVSIGAEATEYEHVAALWHVMREAVDG; via the coding sequence ATGAATCCTTCCGATTTCAGCGCCCATGCCAAGGCCGTCGCCGACTGGGTCGCCGAGTATCGCGCGCGCATCGCCGACCGTCCCGTGATGGCGCAGACGGCGCCGGGGGAGATCAGAGCCAAGCTCCCGCCGGCGCCGCCCGAGCAGGGCGAGCCGTTCGATGCCATGCTCCGCGACTTCGACGACATCATCATGCCCGGCATCTCGCACTGGCAGTCGCCGAGATTCTTCGGCTACTTCCCCAGCGCCGGCTCCCTGGCCGGCGTGCTCGGCGACTACCTGAGCAGCGGGCTCGCCGTGGTCGGGCTGTCGTGGCAGGCGAGCCCGGCCGTCACCGAACTCGAGGAAGTGGTCACCGACTGGATGCGCCAGATGGTGGGCCTCTCCGACGCCTGGAGCGGCGTCATCCAGGACACGGCGTCCACGAGCACCCTGGTGGCGCTGGTCTGCGCCCGCGAGCGCGCCACCGACTACTCGCTCGCGCACGGCGGCCTGCAGGGGCAACCGGCGCCGCTCGTGGTGTACGTGTCGGCCCACGCGCACAGCTCGGTGGACAAGGCGGCGCTGCTCGCCGGATTCGGGCGCGACAACGTGCGCATCGTGCCGCACGACGACGCCTACGCGATGCGCGCCGACGCGCTACGCGATCTGGTCGCCCAGGACCTCGCCGCCGGCCGGGTGCCGTGCGCCGTGGTGGCCACCACGGGCGCCACCGGGACCACGGCGCTGGACCCGGTGCGCGACATCGCCCGCGTGGCCCGTGCGCACGGCATGTGGCTGCACGTGGACGCCGCGATGGCGGGTTCGGCGATGATCGTGCCCGAGCTGCGCTGGATGTGGGACGGCGTCGAGGCCGCCGACTCGCTGGTGCTCAATCCGCACAAATGGCTGGGCGCGGTGTTCGACTGCTCGCTGTACTACGTGCGCGACCCCGAGCATCTGGTGCGCGTGATGTCCACCAACCCCAGCTATCTGCAGAGCGCCGCGGACGGCCGCGTGAAGAACTATCGCGATTGGGGCGTTCCGCTGGGCCGCCGGTTCCGCGCGCTCAAGCTCTGGTTCCTCATCCGCGACCAGGGGGTGCGCGGGCTGCAGGCGCGCATCCGGCGGGACATGGACAACGCGAAGTGGCTCGAAGCCCAGGTGCGCGCCGAGTCGCACTGGCGCGTGCTCGCCCCGGTGGTGCTCCAGACGGTGTGCGTGCGACACGAGCCTCCCGGACTCTCGGGCCAGGCGCTGGACCAGCACACGCTGGGCTGGGTGGACCGGATCAACCGGTCGGGCGAAGCGTACCTCACGCCGTCCATGCTCGACGGCCGGTGGATGGCCCGGGTGTCCATCGGCGCCGAGGCCACGGAGTACGAGCACGTGGCCGCGCTCTGGCACGTGATGCGCGAGGCCGTGGACGGCTGA
- a CDS encoding Uma2 family endonuclease, which yields MPATTSHWTVEMRNALPDDGQRYEVIDGELFVTPAPRWAHQEAVGRLHLLLAPYVAAQAVGHVILSPADVEFARDTVVEPDLFVVPLVDGRRPRDWREAGHMLLAIEVLSPTTARLDQGRKRALYQRQGVDEYWIVDVDGRVMQRWRPGDDRPEVLSERLTWAPPGAESALAIDLATFFADIAGE from the coding sequence ATGCCCGCCACAACGAGCCACTGGACCGTGGAGATGCGCAACGCGCTGCCCGACGACGGCCAGCGCTACGAGGTCATCGACGGGGAGCTGTTCGTGACGCCGGCGCCCCGGTGGGCGCATCAGGAGGCGGTGGGCCGCCTGCACTTGCTCCTCGCGCCGTACGTGGCCGCGCAGGCGGTGGGCCACGTCATCCTTTCTCCCGCCGACGTCGAGTTCGCGCGCGACACCGTGGTGGAGCCCGATCTGTTCGTGGTGCCGTTGGTGGACGGGCGCCGCCCGCGCGATTGGCGTGAAGCGGGGCACATGCTGCTGGCCATCGAGGTCCTGTCACCGACCACGGCGCGGCTGGACCAGGGACGCAAGCGCGCGCTGTATCAGCGGCAAGGCGTGGACGAATACTGGATCGTGGATGTGGACGGCCGGGTGATGCAGCGTTGGCGGCCGGGGGACGACCGTCCCGAGGTCCTGAGCGAGCGGTTGACCTGGGCGCCGCCGGGCGCCGAGTCGGCGCTGGCGATCGACCTGGCAACATTCTTCGCGGACATCGCGGGGGAGTAG